From Candidatus Nealsonbacteria bacterium CG07_land_8_20_14_0_80_39_13:
TCTTTGCCCAAATTTCTAAAAATTTAGGGAACTTAACTTACGGAATATTTACTTTGCCTTTTAAATTTGAAGGAGAGAGAAAAATGGAAATTGCCAAAGAAGCCTTGAAGAAAATAAAACCGAAATTGAACGCCATTTCAATTATTCCTAACGAAAGAATTTTCCAAATTATTGACAGAAACACTCCCTTAAAGTCAGCTTTATCGGCAATAAATGAAAAATTAGCCGATAACTTGGAAGATCTCGTGGAAATTATTTATGAACCGGGGCTTATTAATATTGATTTTGCCGATTTGAGAACTGCTTTAAGCGGAGATAGGGGAAAGTTGACTTATTTGAATACAATTAAGATTAAAAGAAGCGAGAACGCTGTTCAGGAGGCGATTGAGAAAGTTTTAAATTCTCCGCTCTATTCCTACGGAATTAAAGGGGCTAAGGGAGTTTTGCTTAATATCGCCGGAGAAGATAATTTAAGCATAGAAGAGGTTAATCAAATTTCAGAAACAGTTTCCTGTCTTTTGAATAAAGATGCGAAAATTGTTTTCGGGATTTCTCAAGGGAAAAAATATGCTGACGCTATAAAAACAACTTTGCTTGCCGTCGGTTGCGGGGCAAAAATTTTCTCTGAAGAAAAGGAGGCTAAGAATGACAATGAGGAGGGAAAACCGAAGAAAATACAGAAAATAAAAAAAAGAAAAATTAAAAGAAAAATTAAAACAGAAAAAGCAAAAGTTCCCAGAAAAAAGAATATTTCTAAGAAAAAAAAGAAGAGAGTTTCTCAAGAGAAAGCTACGGATAAAAAAGAAGAAAAAACAGAAGGTATTCAAAATCCGGTTGAGGTAAGCGAGGAGGGGAAATACCCGCCCGTTCAGGAATCAAAGCCTATGGAGATCAGCAGGAAAAATGCTCTTCAAATGAGAAAAGATGCTGAAGATGAAGAAAAAGAAATGATAGAAAAGGAAGAATTTTGGGAAACGCCGGCTTTTTTAAGAAGTAAAAACATCAAATAATTTTAAACATATGGAAGAAGAAATAAAAGAAATATTAAAGGGAATTTATAAAGAAAGGCCAAAAGGGACATATTTCAGAAAATATGATTTTGGTATGGTTTTGGTTATCGGCGGAGGTAATTTTTATTCAGGGTCGCCGGCTTTATCGGCTATGGCAGCTTTGGAAACCGGAGCGGATATGACCAGGATCATTGCTCCAAAGAGAGCGGCTGATATTATCGCCGGTTTCTCGCCTGACTTGGCCGCTTACCCCTTGAAAGGGGATTATATTTCCAAATGCCATTTGACTGACTTGATTTCAATGACTGAATCAGCCAAGGCTGTGTCAAGAGGAAACTTGTCAGTGGTCATCGGCGGAGGCATGGGCAGATCGCCGGAAACACAGGAAACAATCCTTGAATACATTTCAAAAGTTGACGTTCCGATGGTTATTGATGCTGACGCCATTTACGCCCTGAACAGCAAGCCGGAAGGAGTTAAATTAATAGCTGGAAAAGATTTTTTGATCACGCCTCATAAGTACGAGTTTTTTGTATTAACAGGAAAAGATATTGAAGGTATTTCCCATGCCGATAAAGTGGAAGTTGTCAGGGAAGAAGCCGGTCGTCTCAAAACCAACATACTTCTCAAGGAAAGTCCGGATATAATTTCCAACGGGAAAGATGTTCTTTTGAATAAAGTCGGCAGTCCCTATATGAGCGTTGGCGGAACAGGAGATTCTTTAGCCGGAATTTGTGGCGCTTTGATGGCTAGAAGAATAAATCCTTTCAAGGCTGCTCAAATTGCTACTTATATCAATGGCCGAGCCGGAGAAATCGCAGCTGAACGCAGAAAAGACAGCTTGAAAGCGACTGACGTCATATCCACCATCAACCAAGCCATCTTCTCGTAATTTTCAATTTTTAATTTTCAATGAATTTTCAATTTTCCAATTTTCAAAAAATAATATCAATGCCAATTGGGATTTTGATTTTTTCAGGGATTTTTTTAATGACGAATTGTGTTTATGCGGGCATGGATCATGGCTTGACGTGCCGGATATTAATTCCATAGAAGAACCAAAAATCCTCGATCAAATAATTTCCACTTTTAAGTTTTTGAAGTAAAAATTGAATTTTGGTGAAAAATTTGATAATATTAAAATATGAATCGAATCGCATATAATAAGAAAATACTTGGTGGCAAACCTATTATTAAGGGAACAAGGATTTCCATTGAATTTATATTGGAACTTTTAGCATCGGGAATGGAACCGGAGCAAATTATAAAAGAATATCCTTCCCTTAAAAAGCAAGATATTTTAGCTGTTCTTGAGTATGCAGCCATAACCGTAAAAAGAGAAGAGTTTATCTTCGCTTAATTTATGGGTATTATGAAATTTTTAGCTGATGAAAATATAGCGCCTCGCGTAGTTTTAGTTTTAAGGGAAAACGGGTTTAATGTAACGAGTATTTGCGAAGAGAAATTTTCCGGCGCTTCAGATGAAAAAATTCTTAAATTAGCTCAAAAACAAAAGAGGATTATTCTAACCCACGATAAAGATTTCGGCGATTTAATCCACCAACCATTTCAGCCTCCTTGTGGGGTAATCTTATTAAGATTGAGAAATCAATCGCCGGACAGCGTTATAAATCATTTAATTCCTTTTTTAGGGAAAATTGGTCTGGAAAAAATTAAAAACAGGCTAGTTATCCTATGTGAAGGAAAGATAAGAATAATCTAAAACAACATGAGGCCAGATGCTTTCTACGTTTAAATTTATTAAAAATTAAAAATTAAAAATTAAAAATTTTACGAATATGTACGATATTATAATTATTGGGGGAGGGCCGGCGGGAATAAACGCCGGAATATACGCAGCCAGATACAGATTAAAAACGCTTTTGATAACGGAAAATTTCGGCGGACAGATAGTCTGGAAATCAGTTGATATAGAAAATTATCTCGGTTTTGGAAAAATTTCCAGTCCGGATTTAATTAAGAAATTCAGAGAACATCTGAAGAATTTTGAAGTAGAAATTATGGAAGGCGATTCAGTAATAGGTGTTTCTAAGGGGGAAGCAGGGTTCCTTGTTAAAACGAAGAGCGGAAAGGATTTTGAAGGGAAAACAGCTATCGTCGCTTCAGGGGCAAGTCCTCGTCATTTGAATGTCGCCGGAGAAAAAGAATTTATCGGCAGAGGCGTGAGTTATTGCGCTACTTGCGATGCTGCTATGTTCAAAAATAAATCTGTTGCCGTAATCGGCGGAGGCAATGCCGGATTTGAAGCGGCTTTAGCTTTAAGCAAGTGGGCTGACAAAATCTATATTTTGGAATTCGCTCCGACAATGCCGGCTGATGAAGCCAATAAATCAATGGCTGCTGAAACCGGGAAAATAGAGTTGATTGCCGGCGTCGCCTTGAAAGAAATTAAAGGAGCTCAATTTGTAAGTTCCATAAATTACGAAGACAGGGTTTCCAAGGAAATTAAAAGCCTTAACGTAGAAGGAGTTTTTATTGAAATAGGGCATCAGCCGGCTAATGTTTTTGTTAAGGACTTGGTTGAATTCAATGAAAAAAGCGAGATAAAAGTTGACGATAATTTTATGTCTAAAACGCCGGGTTTTTTTGCCGCCGGGGACGTTAACAATACAAAATACAAGCAGATTATAGTCGCCGCCAGCGAGGGCGCTCAGGCGGCCTTATCGGCCTACGAATACCTCAGAACATATGGAAAATAATAAAATTAAATCAATAAGGGCGAGAGAAATTTTGGATTCAAGGGGAAATCCGACAGTTGAAGTTGAATTGAAAACCAAGCTCGGCTGTTTTTACGCTTCGGTTCCGTCGGGCGCGTCAACAGGGGAATGCGAGGCAGTTGAATTAAGGGACGGCGGAGAAAGATATGGCGGGAAAGGAGTTTTGAAAGCTCTAAAAAACATCAACGAAATTATTGCCCCTAAACTTAAAGGGAAAAGCGTTTTAGAACAGAAAAAAATAGATGATATAATGATTAAGCTGGATGGCACGGAGAATAAATCAAAATTAGGCGCTAATGCTATTTTGCCGGTTTCAATGGCGGTTTGCCGAGCCGGCGCTGCCACAAGCAACATTCCCCTGTATAAATATATCAACAAAATTCAAAATTCAAAATTCAAAATTCAAAATTTCAGAGCGCCTTCTCCTTGTTTTAATATCATTAATGGAGGAGCGCATTCCAGCAGCAATCTGGATATTCAGGAATTTATGATCATTCCTCAGGGGAATAATTTTGCGGAAAATCTTCAAATTTCAACGGAAATTTATCATAATTTGGAATCTATTTTTGAGAAAAAATTTGGCGCCGGGTCCGTGAGTCTGGGAGACGAGGGAGGGTTCAGTTCAATGACCCTTGGCGTTGAAGATGCTCTGGATATTATAATGAAGGCTGTAAATCACAAGAAATACGGAGAAAAAATAAAATTGGGCCTGGATTGCGCCGCCAATCATTTTAAAAAGAAAAATTCCAGCCAATACTTTTTGGAAAATAGAGAGCTTTCATCAGAAAGTTTAATGAATTTTTATCAGGATCTTGTTGATGAATATCCGATTATATTTTTGGAAGATCCATTTGCCGAAAAAGACTTTAACGGTTTCAAGGAAATTCAGCGGCTATTGAGAGAAAAAATATTGATTATCGGCGATGATTTGATATGCACTAATCCTAAAATGATCAGAAAAGCGAAAGAAGAGAATTTATGCAATGGGATGATTGTAAAAATGAATCAAATAGGAACAATTTCAGAAACATTAGAGGCAGCGGCCTTGGCTAAGTCGTTCAGCTGGAAACTCATCACTTCTCACCGGTCAGGCGACACCTGCGATGATTTTATCGCTGATTTAGCAGTGGGAATTGGTAGCGACTTTATAAAATCCGGCGCTCCGGCCCGCGGTGAACGCGTGGCAAAATACAATCGCTTGTTGAAAATCGAGCAAGAACTTAATTAGTTTTTTGTAAAATAAAATGACAATTATTGACGAAATTGTTATTGAAGTCATATTGTTGATGTCAGACGTCAATATAAAATTTTCATATAAATCATGCCCTACAGAAAAGAACAGTTTATCAATGAAGAGATTTATCATATTGTTATAAGGGGAATTGACGAAAACTTAATTTTTAAGAATATAGACGATTATTATCGCGGCATTTTTTCCATATACGAATTTAATACAATAAAACAGGTAACTATAAGGGAGCGTCGCAGTATTCGCGCTAAAATAAAAGCCGAAATGAAAACTAACAGAGACCCGATCTCTGTAACCGATTCGAGGGAAAAATTAGTGGAGATTTTATGTTTTTGCTTTATGCCAAACCACATGCATTTGCTTTTAAGGCAAATTAAAGACAATGGCATTAGTAAATTCATGGCCAAATTTGGTATTGGATACGGAGGATATTTTAATAGGAAATATAGCAGAAAGGGGTATGTTTTTCAGCAAAGATTTTTCGCTGTTCGTGTAAAAACCCAAAAACAATTTGAAACAGTTTTTGTTTATATCCATGCCAATCCAGTATCATTAATTGAGCCGAAATGGAAAGAAAAGGGAATCAAAAATCCAAGAAAGGTAATTAATTTTTTAGAAAATTATAAATGGTCAAGCTATCAAGACTATGTTGGTAAAAAGAATTTTCCTTCCGTTACGGATAGAGAATTTATGTCAAAGACCATGGGTGATGAGGAGGGATGTAGAGAAATTATTAAAAATTGGATAGAATATAAAGAAGAATAATTACAGAGATCGGGTCTCTGTAGGGTCTTTGTACGATGGGCGGAAATTAGAAATCGGAAATTAGAAATTAAAAGGTTTTTTTATGAAAATAATATTGATACTTATTGATGGTTTAGGAGATGAACCGATTCCCGCTTTGGGGAACAAGACTCCGCTTGAGGTGGCTGAAACGCCGAATTTGGATTTTATGGCAAAAAACGGCCGATGTGGTTTGGTTAAGACATTTAGATTTCCGGAAGAAAATGAGCCGACTTCAGAGGGAGCGCACATTGCTTTGTTTGGTTACGAAGATAACTTTCTCGGCAGGGGCGCTTACGAAGCAATGGGTATTGGGATTAAATTAAAAAAGACAGATGTTGCCTTAAGGGTGAATTTCGCTTTTGTTTTTCAGGAAGA
This genomic window contains:
- a CDS encoding thioredoxin-disulfide reductase, whose protein sequence is MYDIIIIGGGPAGINAGIYAARYRLKTLLITENFGGQIVWKSVDIENYLGFGKISSPDLIKKFREHLKNFEVEIMEGDSVIGVSKGEAGFLVKTKSGKDFEGKTAIVASGASPRHLNVAGEKEFIGRGVSYCATCDAAMFKNKSVAVIGGGNAGFEAALALSKWADKIYILEFAPTMPADEANKSMAAETGKIELIAGVALKEIKGAQFVSSINYEDRVSKEIKSLNVEGVFIEIGHQPANVFVKDLVEFNEKSEIKVDDNFMSKTPGFFAAGDVNNTKYKQIIVAASEGAQAALSAYEYLRTYGK
- a CDS encoding antitoxin, with protein sequence MNRIAYNKKILGGKPIIKGTRISIEFILELLASGMEPEQIIKEYPSLKKQDILAVLEYAAITVKREEFIFA
- a CDS encoding phosphopyruvate hydratase, whose protein sequence is MENNKIKSIRAREILDSRGNPTVEVELKTKLGCFYASVPSGASTGECEAVELRDGGERYGGKGVLKALKNINEIIAPKLKGKSVLEQKKIDDIMIKLDGTENKSKLGANAILPVSMAVCRAGAATSNIPLYKYINKIQNSKFKIQNFRAPSPCFNIINGGAHSSSNLDIQEFMIIPQGNNFAENLQISTEIYHNLESIFEKKFGAGSVSLGDEGGFSSMTLGVEDALDIIMKAVNHKKYGEKIKLGLDCAANHFKKKNSSQYFLENRELSSESLMNFYQDLVDEYPIIFLEDPFAEKDFNGFKEIQRLLREKILIIGDDLICTNPKMIRKAKEENLCNGMIVKMNQIGTISETLEAAALAKSFSWKLITSHRSGDTCDDFIADLAVGIGSDFIKSGAPARGERVAKYNRLLKIEQELN
- a CDS encoding NAD(P)H-hydrate dehydratase, which codes for MEEEIKEILKGIYKERPKGTYFRKYDFGMVLVIGGGNFYSGSPALSAMAALETGADMTRIIAPKRAADIIAGFSPDLAAYPLKGDYISKCHLTDLISMTESAKAVSRGNLSVVIGGGMGRSPETQETILEYISKVDVPMVIDADAIYALNSKPEGVKLIAGKDFLITPHKYEFFVLTGKDIEGISHADKVEVVREEAGRLKTNILLKESPDIISNGKDVLLNKVGSPYMSVGGTGDSLAGICGALMARRINPFKAAQIATYINGRAGEIAAERRKDSLKATDVISTINQAIFS